Part of the Parasteatoda tepidariorum isolate YZ-2023 unplaced genomic scaffold, CAS_Ptep_4.0 HiC_scaffold_5511, whole genome shotgun sequence genome is shown below.
CGCCTTAGAAGATACCAGAGGTGTTACTcgtttcgcgttacccagtgggcacctgtgaaccaaagtaaCATTagccacgccacactgccacaaacccgttcatagggtgggccacattcacagagaaacatccatgtgCAGAGCGGGATTGGAACCCGCAGGCATTGGCTTCGCTGTCAGGCGCACTAACCGCTCGACCACCTGGGCGGCATAGTGTTTCTAAGTAAATGCTAACCATTTAGTTTTGTTTAGATATCTTATCTAATTCGTTTAAGTCAGctagtaattgaaattaaagcttttatattCGACTTGTTTTCAAGAAAACTAGttaagttaatttgaaaataatttgcacacggtcaattttaattctgctaatttgaaaaaaagctttGCTCAAAACTAGTTGGCTCTAAACCAATGTCTAGCATTTTAAGaatactatttatatatattttttttactgaaaatgcatataattaattttatttatctgaatcctcaaatttaaaattagtataaagacattttttaagcagtgtatttatttatttttaatctaatattatttttcatggtttttaaatcattaattatagtattttacAAGTTATTGAGTATTTTAAGACATATGTAAAAGTGTTTTACTTCGCCATTGCATGTGCTGGTGTCCTGATCACATGGCAATCCTGTATCTATACATTTAGGACCATTCGTATTTGGCGAAACATCACCCTCGTTTGCTTGAGCAAATGCCGCTACAAATGGACCCTAGAAATGTAATATCgaagatgaaatattttatgaattatctttaaaaagaaatcagttATTTTATCTAGTTATGACAGTTAAAGGGATACTTTTTCATTCATAGCTTATTTAACAGCAAGAACACGTGACGATTGaacattctaatttataaatgaagtatTAAGAATGACAGTAAATAACGttgcatatgtatatatatttttaataattattagtgttGAGAATACGTCATTAActagtaattcatttttttttaattttagtgaaaataattggaaattgaaaataaaataacaaaataacagaTCTAAAATATCAACAACCAAAAATGTGATAACGTACCAAACAAAtggtcatttttgaaaaaattatacttttattactccaaaaaatatttaaaggatcattattaaaagttgactggttcagatttttaaaaaaatacttatttaattttcaaaacttcgaataatattataatatatggTTTCGAATCAAAGCAATTAAAAGTGTTATGACatacaaattttgaagcaatttaaatttcgaatcaTGCAGTCTATAAAtcaatatattcattaaagccaatagataaaaaaaaactttgattccTATTTCGAGTTTTATATACTGAAAAGTTAGATTACAAAAGATTCAAAAGAATTAAACGCTTTGAAAATTGCCCTCATTTACAGGTTATGCAGTTTTGATGTAAATACCAAATGTTGTGCAAGTAAGCTTTGGTTTTACtctcaaaacttttttcaaaacagtGAAGGTCAAATGAAAcagaactattattttgataagaagtttttttatgattcttaaaatttatgtgtCCCACTTACTTTTCCAAGAAGAGCGTTTTGATTCATTTTCTTCTCAAAAAGCAAAGATGCATAACCCTTATTGTCACTACTAATCAAATCATTTGTGTTGTTCATACTGGTACAATGAACGGCGAACCAGCTGCAAAATAAAAGATCAAAAATCGAATCAATTATCTGTCAATTAATGCACCAATTATTTCCTCTTTAATCTTGATCAAGAATCACCTGATCGACATTAAATCTCATGTTAAAGAAAtgccattttatttcttcaattgccttattaaaaataaagagttagTTCAATCATTTTAAAGCTCGTATTTATTATATCGTcaataaaaacagcaaaattaaatttaaaattcttataaatcgtaaatttgtcaaatttaaatgttaaaacttttaataaatttaataataaaatttagcatgGTTTTTCCGGTAAATAGTgtactatattattataaaaactcgaaattttaactaaatattattattttaaaaatgaatttttaacgaaattgtattaagaaaatttaagaaaatatttttatataatatttttaagaacataaattagttatgaaaaatattatttaaatgctaaaaatcatatttttcctggaattattaataaaaaacatgctTTGTTTACATTCAGATCAACGAAGTGGCTTTTACGAGGAATTTATTTACGTTTCAGTTTTATAATCGGTTAACAGTTAACTTAGCTAcgtcacaaaatgaaaatttgactagtttttcttttttcatatgtcttaatttgaatataataagTAAACCTGAATGACGGATAGACTAAATAAACTGATTTCCTGTCCctgcaaaaaggaaaaattgatCGGCTGCAATCAGACCTTCACATTATCATTGCAAGACATTTACgttattcttttaaagtatCATCGCCATCATTTGGTACaaataaattgaacaatttCGTAACATTAATTGTAAGATACTAGttcaactataaattaaaaatactttatcctAATTTGGTTGACATATTTCTGCAACAGCATGCCTACTATTCGTTTAAACGGAATATATGGTTTCTAAACTTAGATGGTAAAAAAGAA
Proteins encoded:
- the LOC122273563 gene encoding neutral ceramidase B-like, whose amino-acid sequence is YDSNIDTKMTLLKFTDVNRKPIGMINWFAVHCTSMNNTNDLISSDNKGYASLLFEKKMNQNALLGKGPFVAAFAQANEGDVSPNTNGPKCIDTGLPCDQDTSTCNGE